In Bacteroidales bacterium, the genomic stretch ATATCGCCAGCAAAACAAAGAAATAAGCTATACAAATGGCTACGCATCTATTCTAACGCCTATCTCTAAAAATATTTTTCGCATAAATGCTTCATTTGCAGTTTCCGAAAACGTAACACTTAAATCTCGTGCAGAATATGTAACAAATAAAAAAGGTGAAGGAGCCTTGAAAAAAGGTTTCCTAATTTATCAAGATGTAAACTACAGGAAGCCAGGAAGCAGAATAGCTTTTAGCGTTAGATATGCTATTTTCGACACCGATTCCTATGACGAACGATTATATGCTTATGAAAATGATGTGCTTTACGCATATTCAATACCAAGCTATTATGGAAAAGGAAGCCGCGTTTATTTAATGATGAAAATAAATGCAACAAGGAACCTAGATTTTTGGTTCAGAATTGCAAATACCTATTTCTCAGACAGAAATAAAATTGGAAGTGGATTAGAAGAAATTGATGGAAATAATAAAACAGAACTAAAAATTCAAATGCGTTTATCTTTTTAGTTATTAAATTAAAGAAATTATATTACTTTTGCCAAAAATTAACTTAAAAAAAATAAAACTCTATGTTTAAAAATCATCCAAAAGGGCTGATTGCAGCCGCTCTCGCCAATATGGGAGAACGCTTCGGGTTCTACATTATGATGGCTATTCTTTTGTTATTTCTTAATAACAAATTTGGTTTTTCTGGTGGAGCCACAGGTTCTATCATTTATTCTGTCTTCTATGCTTTAATTTACATTTTGTCTTTAGTAGGAGGACTTATAGCTGATAAAACCAAAAAGTACAAATCAACTATTTTAGCAGGTCTTTTGCTTATGACAGCAGGGTATTTTATGCTTGCTATTCCTACTAAAACTCCAGTTGACAACATGCCACTTGTTTTAGGTTACACTTGTCTTGGATTGTTTGCTATTGCTTTTGGAAACGGACTTTTCAAAGGTAATCTTCAAGCTGTTGTTGGTCAATTATATGACAATCCTCAGTATGCAGACAAAAGAGAAACCGGTTTTCAAATATTTTATATGTTCATAAACCTAGGTGCAATGTTTGCTCCTCTTATGGCTGTTGGACTAAGAAACTGGTGGGTACAAAGTCAAGGATATATATTTAATGCTGACCTTCCTGCTTTATGTAATCAATATGTATCTGGTACTATAACCCCAGAAGCACAACAAAGATTTTCAGAACTTGCTGTAAGTGTTGGTGGAAGTGCTGAAAATTTAAACGCATTTGCTAATGATTATCTAAACGTATTTATTACTGGATACCACTACTCATTTGGAATTGCTATATTTGCTATGCTTATTTCTTTGGCTATATTCGTTAGCAATAAGAAAAAATTACCAGATCCTTCTATAAAAGGTCAATCAAAACAAGATGCAAATGTTGTTGAAATGGACGTTAAAGAAATAAGACAACGTATATATGCTCTATTTGCAGTATTTGGCGTTGTTATATTCTTCTGGTTTTCTTTCCATCAAAACGGACAAACTCTCACTCTTTTTGCAAACGATTACACTCGAATGATAAATATTAATTTAGGATTTACAACCCTTCAGGGTGCTGAGGTTTTCCAAGCATTTAATCCTATTTTTGTTGTATTCTTAACTCCTGTTGTAATTGGATTCTTTGGCTGGCTTAAAGCAAAAGGATTAGAAATATCCACTCCTAAAAAAATCGCTATAGGCATGGGTATTGCTGCTCTTGCTTTTACAGTAATGATTATAGGCTCTATCGGATTACCAACATCTGCTGAAAGACAAGCTATGGGCGGACTTCCTGACTCTGAAAGAGTTACTCCTTGGCTACTAATTGGTACCTATTTTATACTAACTGTTGCCGAACTTTTCATTTCTCCACTAGGAATTGCGTTTGTGTCAAAAGTAGCTCCTCCTAAATATCAAGGAATTATGCAAGGCGGTTGGCTTAGCGCTACAGCATTAGGCAATCAACTATTGTTTATTGGAGTAATATTCTACAATAGCATTCCTATTTGGGCTACATGGCTTATTTTTGTTGTGGCATGTTTAGTTTCTATGTTCACAATGATAATAATGCTTAAATGGCTCGAAAGAGTTGCTAAATAATAAAATTTATTAAATAATATAAGGGACTGTCTTTAAGCAAGATAGTCCCTATTTTTATAATATGAATAATAATCTTAATCTATTATCTGACTATTTTCGCCAAAAATACGGGGAACGTCTTCAAAAAGTTAGCATAGATGCAGGTTTTACATGCCCAAATAGAGATGGCAAATCCGGTATAGGAGGTTGCACTTATTGCAATAATTCAGCTTTTAATCCATCTTATTGCTCGCCAAAAAAAGATATAAAGCAACAAATATTAGAAGGTATTGAGTTTCATCAAAAACGATATAGAAGAGCAAAGAAATTCTTAGCTTATTTTCAGCCATAT encodes the following:
- a CDS encoding peptide MFS transporter; the protein is MFKNHPKGLIAAALANMGERFGFYIMMAILLLFLNNKFGFSGGATGSIIYSVFYALIYILSLVGGLIADKTKKYKSTILAGLLLMTAGYFMLAIPTKTPVDNMPLVLGYTCLGLFAIAFGNGLFKGNLQAVVGQLYDNPQYADKRETGFQIFYMFINLGAMFAPLMAVGLRNWWVQSQGYIFNADLPALCNQYVSGTITPEAQQRFSELAVSVGGSAENLNAFANDYLNVFITGYHYSFGIAIFAMLISLAIFVSNKKKLPDPSIKGQSKQDANVVEMDVKEIRQRIYALFAVFGVVIFFWFSFHQNGQTLTLFANDYTRMININLGFTTLQGAEVFQAFNPIFVVFLTPVVIGFFGWLKAKGLEISTPKKIAIGMGIAALAFTVMIIGSIGLPTSAERQAMGGLPDSERVTPWLLIGTYFILTVAELFISPLGIAFVSKVAPPKYQGIMQGGWLSATALGNQLLFIGVIFYNSIPIWATWLIFVVACLVSMFTMIIMLKWLERVAK